Below is a genomic region from Tripterygium wilfordii isolate XIE 37 chromosome 12, ASM1340144v1, whole genome shotgun sequence.
AAGTGACCGATTATCGACTTGAGAGGCATGAAGGAGGAAAGCAAGAATAAACCTGGAACGTATGGGGTAGCGAAAAACGTGTATTTGGCTTGAATTGTAGGGAAGAACTGAAGAGACAACACTAGGTGGGTTAATTTGCTTCACTTGTTCGCGTAAGCTATCACTGTTTGTAAATTTTGGCACTGCAGACTCTGTGTTATTGAATCCCAACACACGATGGATGACTAAGTAGTGCTTGATATTTGATAACAAAGGATGAACTCTAGTTGAAGCCAGTTCACTCTGTGTTATGGTTCGAGTGGGAAGCAATTTTGGGTGGAGGGAATGGGAAtgaatttatctttttttctgcAAAATTTGATTATGAGAAATAAAGAGTGTAAGGCGAAAATTGATGAAGTAGGGTCTGTCCATATAGCTAAAGATTGTGTCTTTACTGTTGTTGCTAGCCCACACATGCTCTGATGCTCCCATGGGATTAGCATTAGCAATCATGCTTTTTGTTTGGCAGTTTAGGGCTTTAAGTATCAGCTTTACCaacatttattgttttgtttcataTATCATGAATGCCTTTTCAGCTCATACGGGGCGTCTCTCCAATACATATGTGACATAGGCATGTCAATTGAGATCTCTTATGTGTTTTTGTGAAGTATTTTGCCCCTTCAGTTCTATCAATGTTTTTGGGCTTCTGGTATTCTTGCATTCTAATGTGTGTGTGAGGAGTTCTAACTTAGAAGTTTGAGAATGTATGTTTCACCTTTCTAATGTGATAAGCAAAGGATTACATTTACTTCTGTTTCATAGTAGTTTAAGACAAGGTTGATAAAATTTTGAGTCAAAATTGGATGTGGTCTATTGCATTTAAGAGAATGCAATTCTTGTAGGTATTGTTTGTGCCTTGATTTCTGTTTGTTTCTTGGCAGATTTTTTTACCTATTATTAAGAGATGTTGCCTAGTGATTCAACCAAGAAGCTGTCTTTTACTCGTTGCATTAAAGATGGagatttagttgttgtctatgAGAGGCACAATGTGATGAAAGCAGTTAAAGTATGTGAGACTGCAGTACTCCAGAACCGTTTTGGTGTCTTTAAGCATTCGGACTGGATTGGAAATCCCTTCGGATCCAAGGTGTTCAGCAACAAGGGTGGATTTGTTTACTTGCTGGCTCCAACTCCTGAGTTGTGGACTCTGGTTTTGAGCCACAGGACCCAGATTCTCTATATTGCAGACATTAGCTTTCTCATCATGTATATGGAAATAGTTCCTGGTTGTTTGGTTCTTGAGTCTGGAACTGGAAGTGGATCTCTAACGACGTCACTTGCAAGGGCTGTTGCTCCTACAGGACGAGTTCATACCTTTGATTTCCATGAGCAACGGGCTGCCTCTGCTAGGTAAGAAAATCTAGTGTTGGATTTGAATGTGCATTTAGCTGTATGTATTTCCTGAAACCTACGGAACTTCAATATCAAGTCCAGAATTGCGAAAACAAGTATTCTTGTTTGGTAATTAAATATGAAGGAGCTTGATATCTGACTTGCTTGTCTAGCATTTTAAAGAAGTATGAATATTAGCAAAACCTAAGAGCCCACATGGTTCTATgccttttttgaaatttttattcaGGATGTTAACAATTAAAACAGCTGAAACCACATCAAATTTAGAGGAGGAAGAAGCAATGCTTTATTTAGAATTAAGCGGGTTGTTTTCATATGCTTCATTTTACAAATGAAGTCCGGGGAGGGTTTTTTAGGGCAAGAAGATCTAACTACATTTCCCTGTATTTTGTTGGATGTGAGTCTAAtgccatttttctttcttttgatagGGAAGATTTTGAGAAAACAGGAGTGAGCAACTTAATCACTGTGGGAGTTAGGGACATTCAGGGTGAGGGGTTTCCAGTAGAATTTTCTGGGTTGGTTGATTCAGTTTTTCTGGACCTACCTCAACCTTGGCTGGCCATTCCTTCAGCTGCAAAAATGTTGAAACCAGATGGCATTTTGTGCTCTTTCTCACCTTGCATTGAGCAAGTTCAACAGTCATCTGAAATGCTCAGGTCAAAATTCACAGGTATGCTGATATTCTATCAATTCTTCCATAAAATAGCAATTTGTTTTTTGGAATAGAAAATCATACTTCCAAGAAGCTCACCCCTCcatcacccccccccccccccacctcCCTCTCTTTTATATGTGAATGGTAGTTCTCAAGACAATTTCTAGTCGGTCAGTTCAGCGGCAAGTCATATTAAATTGAAATTGATGGATTTGGTGAACATATCTTGTGCTGGTATGTAGATATTAGAACATTCGAGGTGCTCCTTCGTAGTTATGAAGTTCGGGAAGTGAAGAATTTCCTTGTAGATGAAATTGGTTCCCCAAAGTTTCCTCCACGCAAAAGGAGACAGTGTTCAAGAGAAGAAAGCAACGCGCAAGGGAGTTCAAGTTCTTCAACCATCATGGCTAGACCATGTGGTGAGGCCAGAGGTCACACTGGCTATTTGACTTTTGCAAGACTTAAATGCCTCTTTTGAAGTCACAGTTTTGTCCATGTGGTCGTCGGGTAGAGTAGTATTGTACCAATGTGTTTTTCCATCAGGAAACACTCTATTTGCATCCAACATCTTGGTCACTATTTGgcctttttttaatgatttataTGGTTTCTCGGGACCCTCATGACTCGTGTATACTTTTGTAGTGGTTTAGCTTTCTGTTAGTCAGGCATTATGATACTCTGTGTGGACACGCCCTGTTTTATTAAATGTTGGAACAGGTAAAAATTTTTTGAAGAATTTACAACAAACTCTAACCTGCTGTCATGGAGggtggcattttttttttttttccccacttTTGGGTGCTGTCATGGAGGTCTACTTTATTCATACAAAGCCCAGGTTTctgataaattatatataagtGTATTTTTAGAAAATCTGAAGGAGAGGGTGCTGCAATGGTGGGTTACTTTATTATTCCTGATATCATATGTGCCTTGAAtatttcattgaatttcagttTTCATCCATTTAAATTGCATATGTTTGCAATAAGTCATGAGTGAGACTACTTCGTTTTTCCAGGTTGAATGGGGTTTAATATACCCCATCTTATCATATCCTTGACATTGATATGGAAATAATTGAGTGAAGACAATATTGTCTTATCCAAAATTCTTGACATTGATATGGATCAAACTGCACAGATCAGGTACCCCAAGATTGTCAACAAAAGACCAAGGTCTCTGATTTGCAACAGTGTCCCACATTTATGTTCCATAAAAACTTTGTCACCCATTCATTTTTGCGACGGCTAAACCATACTTTATACCTTGAAGttgtaactcttttttttatttttttatttgtcataCTTCAAACCCatgaaattgtaattttttgtcATACATGAAAGGAAAATGAGATATGATCAAATTGTTGCTTTATAtctttgatttattttgatCATATGTTTTAATTTAACTATTGTTATTGAGATTGAGTATTTGCATTGGGAGAAGTTTTTAGGGTGTGATTCTTCCATATagcttgcttgcttgcttgtGTTCATCATCCTTATCTTATTGTTTAAGGATGTGGAAGGTTTAAGTTACTTCGGCACACTCGTTCGCCCCCAGTAGGTAGCTCCAATCAAGCTTGTACGCGTCAGAGAACATCTTCGAAGTTTGTTGGATGCCGCTCCTACATTTTGGTCAGCGCCCCTATGAACCACCCTCAACAGGGTGTGGTTGATAGATTGATTTGTGATTTTCTGCTGATGGCCTCCTGTTGCCCTTTCCGAAGTGCGTCTATTGAGACTAGTTATAAATACTCTCTTTTCTACGACCCTAGGCACCTCTTTGCAAAAATTGAAGCTTGAGAGAGCTCTCCAAAGCTAGGTTTGAGGTCCAATGTGTTCTAACCATCTACCACACAAATCTCTTGAGACATGAAGATTTTATGTTTGAGAGTATGCAAGATTATATAGAGAAGAGGAAACTCATTTCTTTGTTATGTGTTCTTGAGAGATctagagagttttt
It encodes:
- the LOC120010063 gene encoding tRNA (adenine(58)-N(1))-methyltransferase catalytic subunit TRMT61A isoform X1, yielding MLPSDSTKKLSFTRCIKDGDLVVVYERHNVMKAVKVCETAVLQNRFGVFKHSDWIGNPFGSKVFSNKGGFVYLLAPTPELWTLVLSHRTQILYIADISFLIMYMEIVPGCLVLESGTGSGSLTTSLARAVAPTGRVHTFDFHEQRAASAREDFEKTGVSNLITVGVRDIQGEGFPVEFSGLVDSVFLDLPQPWLAIPSAAKMLKPDGILCSFSPCIEQVQQSSEMLRSKFTDIRTFEVLLRSYEVREVKNFLVDEIGSPKFPPRKRRQCSREESNAQGSSSSSTIMARPCGEARGHTGYLTFARLKCLF
- the LOC120010063 gene encoding tRNA (adenine(58)-N(1))-methyltransferase catalytic subunit TRMT61A isoform X2; the encoded protein is MLPSDSTKKLSFTRCIKDGDLVVVYERHNVMKAVKVCETAVLQNRFGVFKHSDWIGNPFGSKVFSNKGGFVYLLAPTPELWTLVLSHRTQILYIADISFLIMYMEIVPGCLVLESGTGSGSLTTSLARAVAPTGRVHTFDFHEQRAASAREDFEKTGVSNLITVGVRDIQGEGFPVEFSGLVDSVFLDLPQPWLAIPSAAKMLKPDGILCSFSPCIEQVQQSSEMLRSKFTVLKTISSRSVQRQVILN